Genomic segment of Paenibacillus segetis:
CACCAGGTACAAGAATGACATGCTCAACCTTAATGTCCGGATTCTGTTCCATGAATTCCTTCAGCATTCCATCTGTTCCAACCGCTTGAGCATCGTTATCCCAGTTGTAGTACTTGATCGTAACCTGTTTGTCAGATTTAGTATTACCGGAATTGTTTGCGCCCGATGTTGCATTTCCGTTACCAGATTTTCCGCATCCGCTTAAAATCAAGCTGATGGTAAGAATCGTACCGAGAATGATCGAAAAACTTCTTTTACTCTTGTGTTTCATCTTGTTCCCCCCGCACTGAAGATTTTTTTTGTGTAGTGCTTGTACAAGTCTCATTATAGGCGGTTGCCTCGAAGGCCTAGTGCAAAATTTTGATGTTATAGGATTACATTTTTGACTTTTCGATAGCGCTTTCTTTCTTGATAAGGCTGATCAGAGATCAGCCTTTCACGCCACCAAGTGCAATTCCGTTAATAACCTGTTTCTGCAGAGCGATGAACACGATCAGCAGTGGAATAATTGCTGATACAGCTGCTGTCATCATAATCGCATAGTTGTTTGTGAAGTCATCACGGAACAGTGTCATTCCAAGTGGAATGGTGTACAGATCCCTGTCCAGTAAGAAAATGAGCGGATTCTGATAGTCATTCCAGGTCCAGATGAATTTGATAATAGCTACGGTTGCCAATACCGGCTTACAGAGCGGCACCATAATGGACAAGAAGATTTTCACATGACCTGCGCCATCGATTCTTGCTGCTTCAACAAACTCATCACTGATGCCGATCATAAATTGCCGAAGTAAGAATGTAAAGTAGATCGAGAACATGCTCATAAATATAATCGCTGCATGTGTGTTATAGAGCCCGAACCAGCGAACCAGCAAGAAGCGCGGAATTAATGTCGCTTGATCTGGAATAATCATGAAAGATAAAAGTCCCAGGAATACGAAATTTCGTCCTTTAAAATTGATTTTTGTTAAAGCGTAAGCCGACATCGATGAGATAATCAGCGTAATAATAGTTGTAATAATAGCGATCTTAAATGAGTTGAAATAAAATTCATAGAAGGGAACCTTCCCCATCCAGACTGTCTTAAAATTATACGCTACATTGATCTTCTCGGGAATCCATTGAATCGGAAAGCGCATTACGTCCTTCTCATATTTAAATGCTGCCGATACCATCCAAACGAGAGGTATTAGGAATACGATGGACAGAGCACCCATGAAGACGGTGATTATCGCTTTTGACATGTTTTTTCTAATTAGCTGCATTTGATATTCCCCCTAGTCTTCATTTCTCATTTTCCAGGTCAGTGCTGTAATTATGCCGATAATGCCAAATAGCAACCAGGAAATGGTGGAAGCATAGCCCATGTTATGGTATACGAAGCCCTCCTCGTAAATGCGGTATACCAGTACCATGGAAGAGTTGTTCGGACCACCTTCGGTCAGATACGCGATGACGTCGAACACTTTGAACGAGCCGATCAGCATCGTAATCAACAAGAAGAAGGTTGTTGGACGCAGCATAGGTATAGTGATTGAGAAGAATTTCTTCAAAGGTCCTGCTCCGTCAATATCTGCTGCTTCATACATTTCATTGGAGATGTTCGTTAGACCAGCCATGTAGATAATAATGGTGTAACCGAGGCTCGCCCATGAACTGATAATGGCAATCGACAATAATGATGTCTTCGGATCAACCAACCATTTTGGTGGATTGGAAATACCGATATCCATCAAGAACTGGTTAATTGGACCGAGAGACGGGTGGAACAATGCGCTCCATACCGCGGCTACCGCGATAATCGACGAAATGTACGGAATGAAGAATGCTACTTTGAAATAATCTTTGAAGAAAACGCTGTTTTGAATGAGCACTGCCAGCACCAAAGCGATTGCAATCGGAATTGGTACGGTCAGTATCATATAGATAAGATTGTTCTTAACAGCTTGGATAATCGTCGGATCATGGAACAACTTCACATAGTTATCGAATCCGGTAAATTCAATTCCCTTCACACCGGTTAGTAGATCCCATTTCGATAAACTC
This window contains:
- a CDS encoding carbohydrate ABC transporter permease, which produces MQLIRKNMSKAIITVFMGALSIVFLIPLVWMVSAAFKYEKDVMRFPIQWIPEKINVAYNFKTVWMGKVPFYEFYFNSFKIAIITTIITLIISSMSAYALTKINFKGRNFVFLGLLSFMIIPDQATLIPRFLLVRWFGLYNTHAAIIFMSMFSIYFTFLLRQFMIGISDEFVEAARIDGAGHVKIFLSIMVPLCKPVLATVAIIKFIWTWNDYQNPLIFLLDRDLYTIPLGMTLFRDDFTNNYAIMMTAAVSAIIPLLIVFIALQKQVINGIALGGVKG
- a CDS encoding carbohydrate ABC transporter permease — encoded protein: MEVVKQPVPDIQREPRKKFWTPHRKEALIGWLFLTPEIIGMLFLNVFALGFSLYLSLSKWDLLTGVKGIEFTGFDNYVKLFHDPTIIQAVKNNLIYMILTVPIPIAIALVLAVLIQNSVFFKDYFKVAFFIPYISSIIAVAAVWSALFHPSLGPINQFLMDIGISNPPKWLVDPKTSLLSIAIISSWASLGYTIIIYMAGLTNISNEMYEAADIDGAGPLKKFFSITIPMLRPTTFFLLITMLIGSFKVFDVIAYLTEGGPNNSSMVLVYRIYEEGFVYHNMGYASTISWLLFGIIGIITALTWKMRNED